The nucleotide sequence GTCAATCATGATATAACTCTCCCTTCCCAGGCCAGCTTTGTAAATGACACTGATTGACTGGGTCTCCTGTCAGTCCCCAAACTTGCCTGTTTTCTCTCAGTGCAGGAGgtgcaaagggggaaagaagcaagaaaataatttaggaaacaacagcaatccccccccccgcaatattcCTGTTTTGATGTTCTCTCTACAACCTCCAACTTGAGATACAATACCATCATCTTTTATGAATAAAACCAGAATTATGCACGGGCATCACTTAAAACCTTCCTCAGCCTCAATCCTACTCTCagattccctttcctcccccaaaacctcCACTGACCATGAATGGAAATTCAAAAATCccaaccccccccttttttttgctgctactCAGTGAAGCTTATGTGGCAATATAGCAAAATCAGAGACCTGTTTGCTAGTCGACCCAGAACGCACAACTTACTTGCATGATTGCAGCCTTTGtgaaaacaaattaataaatagAAAAAGGGCGAGAGATGGGAAAACCTCTTGGAAGGGACtgtgtgagatctcacaagagtcTCCAGAGCCCAggaagcaattggggggggggggctttggcagTGGGAGAAACAGTTTCTAAGTCCACCTTGCTTACCGGCCTCTACAAAGGTTGCATAAAGCTCTGAAGATCTCTGGCTTCAGACAGGTTGGGATGGTTCCTTGGGGGGCATTTTTGGGGTGTCTTCCTGACTTACGCAATATTGCCTTATTGCAATATTGTGGGAATCCCACAACCAGGAGAGAAGTGAGCCTCAGCCATACCTGCCATTTCAGcgagaaaggtaaaggtacccctgcccgtacgggccagtcttgccagactctagggttgtgcgctcatctcactctagaggccgggagccagcgctgtccgcagacacttccgggtcacgtggccagcgtgacaagctgcatctggcgagccagtgcagcacacagaacgccgtttaccttcccgctggtaagaggtccctatttatctacttgcacccgggggtgctttcgaactgctaggttggcaggcgctgggaccgaacgacgggagcgcaccctgccgcggggattcgaactgccgaccatgtgattggcaagtcctaggcgctgaggttttacccacagcaccacccgcgtccttcagTGAGAAAGCAGGTACCCTATTGacaccctatttttaaaaatacagtcagTTGTGGGCAAATTGAGGGGGGGATGAAAAGAATGCCAATTATAATAGTTCCTCACCCTGTTTTCAACGGAAGCATTGCaactgttaacggaaaaatccgagggctcccttggacaaaaaccaagacaccaaccaggataacttggagcaaaacagcagcctgtaggcttggcctttattgaactgttgcaacagggtgctcccctcacttgcaggagagaggagggactcagaaaaatggtgtgtcaggtcttataaagacttttgaaattcccatcctatAGATCAAGACCACACCCagaagggagggggtgagggagcaGTTGTgatggtaacctgagtgtcctgtcacctggctggttccccctttccccctccccatgagtcacttccaggtgacagaggggagtttgcagtttcctgcccccagagggaagagctgatcattgtcctttgttccagtccatgctgaatccactcccatatgcaagttctttgtgatcttgattttcttctgtctaggaccatcagggttggcatagcaactgggcatgGCTCCTGTGTATGTACTGGTATGCTCAaagattatggctgccctgtatcaaaccttccccattttgtagtccttccttcatggagtaaaataaaagtggagcagtgcaaatccgatgtatggttgattttctatgaatttataacagaagcgtagcgtatgtagtgtgtgagtgtgagtgtgtgtgaaggttgtacaaactgaatgatgggggtggtggTTTCCTGCTACACAACCAATGCCAAAGAGATGGGGCAACAAATAGGAATAGGTGTTTTCATTCAACATTTTTATCATGGTCTTCCAAATGGCAATTCTCAAGTCGGAAGTGGAAGTGAAGGCAGCACATCTTTCTAACCTCTTCTGAGCTCTGTGGAGCAAAGAGGAAATTAAGCCTATAGCCCTGTGTCCTGGGATAAGTCCCTTTGAACTTACTCTTGAGTAGACATAGGAGTGCACTTTATTTTTTTTGACAGAAAGGATTAGCTCACAGGTTTTGGTGATTGCCTAGATATTTAATAAACTATCAAAGTTGTTCTGTttggtgtttaaaatatttttatttcttcattttgacctcaaaaaatagggggggtcttatacatgggggcttcTTATACACATAAAAATATGGTATGTATCAGCCACCAAACAATAATACTTTAGCagtatataaagatataaaatacCACAAGTAAAAAGAgagaacactccccccccccacacacaaaatggtttttaaaaattccatggTTAATGTTAATTTTTCTGAGAGGATGGACAGACTGGAGATGggatcaatgggggggggggggatgggaagaAACTGGTCCTGAAGAGCAGCTTAAAAATTTCACAGGTCTGTGGCTGCGGACGAGGGTCCAATTCTGCCGTGGGAATGTGCATCGCAGTGGAGTTTGGGCTGAACATTGTGATCTGCAGTTGGAAAAAGTCGGCAGAGTTTGAGTTATTCATTCAGTGGTGTTCGAGGCTGGCGGTGAAGCTAAAATAACAAACAAGAGCACTTATCTCTGCCTCTCCTAGGTGCATGGCCCTTTAAATTAGAAGCAAGGAATTCTGCCCATTCtcattacaaataaataaatttccattTCAAAGAGACCCTGTTCCACTGTCTTTAAGGCAGCCGAGATCCTGAGTCGTCCTGCTTAAATTTCCTGGGCGGGAGAAGAAATATCCCAGATCTCCTTGCTAACTCCACATCTGCGGAGCGGAAGGGAAATCTTGAGTCACCACGTGGAATAATCTCCTCCCGGGAAACGGAAACATAGCGATTCGCACACGGAAAGCGAAGAAAAGGCAAccaagctctctctcttcctggcgATGGCTGCTTCTGGGGGTGCCGTGCAGGATCTCTGCGAGGAAGCCACTTGCTCCATCTGCCTGGAGTGTTTCCGGGATCCGGTGATCATCCCGGAGtgcgggcacaacttctgccgagcCTGCCTGATCCAGTGCTGGGAGAAGTCCGAGGGAGAGGCTTCCTGCCCTCTGTGCAGAGAAATCATTCAGCACAGGACCCTCATCCCCAATCGGCCGCTGGCAAATGTTGTGGAAATACTGGGAGCCGAGAAAGTCTCCCTTccagggggaaagggggcagaaggaaaggggagggtctgcgagaagcaccaggagcccctgaagctcttctgcaaggaggaagaagcccccatctgtgtggtgtgTAATGTATCCAAGGAGCACAAAGGCCACGAGGTGATCCCTCTGGAGGAGGCGTTGCAGGAGTACAAGGTAGGAAATCTCTCTGGGTTTCCTTTGGGGATGCTGAGGGTGAAAGAGCTACAGAGAAGGGGGTCTTGCaagaaaatgttttaatgtattctcccctcctgcagccaaACAGTAACTAAAATTCCAAAactcttcaataaacatttcctttttttcttttgggggtACAGTGCCCCCCATACCCCCCCTGCATGCAGGAGTAACTCAACCACAGTCCTTCCTCTGGAAGCAGCTCCCTTAGgaaagggctggagggtggggcagtgCAGGTGGCAGGgaccccaaggaccatctagtccaacccccgcaatgcaggaattctgcccacagccgtccctggttgggctcgaaccaccaaccttctggttaacagccagacacactgacccattgcgccacagACTCCTTGGATGACGAAGGCAAAGACCACAGTATTTGGGGCAGGGAGCAAGCATGTGATTCAACTTTCCTGTTATTATGAATACTAAAACtccagcaaataaaaaaaaacaaccaaagtttgattttcttttcttttcaggatcAGATCAGCAGCTGCCTAGACAAtgtgaggaaggagagagagaaaaaactggaatttaaagcagatgcagaaAAGGAAAGCCAAGACCTGCTTGTAAGCATCACTGTTACTTGGAAGTGAAAAAGTGCTGTAGTCTTAAATCAAAATCTGGGGAAATAGAGAAAGAGGTTTCTTTTTGAACGGTCTGATCTCCCACAGGGCATGAAATACCATTTAAAGGAGTGGGTGGGCTTGTAAATTTTTAAGAAGTTCTTTCTCTGCTCAATATGTCAGGCGTTCCCTTCCAAGGGAATTCAGATATCTGGCCTCTTCATCCTGCAAGAGCAGACTAGATGCCTGATATTGGCCCACTGTTCTCTTCTTTCAACCTCTTTGCTGCAGAAACAAAcagatgcagagagagaaaagatggtgGCTGAGTTCAGGCGActgcaccagtttctggaagaacAAGAGAAACGTATTCTGGCCCAGATGGCAgaagtggagaaggagattgcagccaaAAGGGAGGAACACCTGGCCAGACTCTCCAgggaactctcctctcttgacagCCTCATccgggagatggaggagaagcttCAGGAACCAGCGAGTGAACTCCTGCAGGTGAGGCCTCATCCTGATGTGAGAGGGTGGAGTGTGCTGCTTCAGACTACAGTGGTAACTCCGGATGCGAACGGCATCCGTACCAGAGCCCCATTTGTATCCTGAATGGAATGCAAGCCGCAACAGCGCATCTGCACGTGCGCGGGTtgtgttttgctgcttccgcgcatgcgcagattgTCATTttctgcgtctgcgcatgcgcgagtggcaaaacccggaagtaatgcactccattacttctgggttgctgcggagcgcaacccgaaagcgctcaacctgaagcacattcaagctGAGGTATGATTGTACAAGCATTCCTTAGTCCTCCCCCACAGAAAAATAtcgttgtaaaaaaaaaacagttggTACAAGAAGGATGAAAACTATTAGCTCTGGCGTCACAAAAAAgggtcctgctggatcaaactGCAAGCACCttcagttcagcatcctgtcctctctttgttctgggaagcccataagccaATAGGGCTCTCCCCATCTGTGATTCCCAGAGGTAGAAGCTTGTAGTCAAGTaacctttactcagagtaaactaaTGGGGATGGCTATccaaggttcattaatttcagtgtatcCGAGTAAAACCAGTTGAATACAACTGATATTGCCTCCCACACTTTGTGGCTAGTTTGCAAAACCCAACCTTCCAAACCCTTCCAAGTTGGTGATCATTACTGCATCAAGCGCGTGTTCCTTCAGGTGCTGTCCTGGGATCTAAGACGGGAGTATGAGATGTACCTAGCAGTAAACAAATTGGTAGCAGGTGAACATGGAGCTGGCATGCACTGCAGGGCAAAATGGTAAACCAGGGTGAGATTGAACCTCTCAGCTATTTGGACAACTTGGCCAAAAGGGAAGAAGGGGAGCATTTATTAGTCATCACTGCAGTGCAGAAATGGCTCCActgacatctttctttctttcccaccagGATATTGGAAGCTCCTTGCAGAGGTAAGTGATGGAAAACCCCTGCCTTATTCTGATTCTAGGAAAGCTCCAGTTCACAAGGTGAGAAACTCGCTCTCCAGTTCCTCCTTCCAGAGATAGCTTAGGACTCCATCATGCATTTAACAAGATCACAGACAAAAACAGGGACACGTTTTCGTAGTCATTTGCATCTGTTGGTCCCATCTACAATCACAGACAGGAAGCCATTCCCATTGCATATTTCTGAAGGCCCTTCTCTGTGATGGATTCATTTCCTCTGCAATTGATACAAAAAGGGGAGACATTCCAAAGGGGCTTGTAAATATATTCACTATAACTTACCCTTAAATATCCAGTGTATTTCAGGTTTCTGCAGTTTCTTCCTCAGCCATAAGGATGTGAGAaaaggccctgctggatcaggccagtgacgcatctagtccagcatcctgttttcacagtgactaaccaaatgcctgtgggaaactcgtGAGCAGGATCTGAGCCCCAGAGGACACTCTCCTCCGGTGGCTTCAGCAACTGGAGTTCACAGGCACCACTGCCTTTGACCCAGCCATGGTGGAGAGTAGCCTCTGAGAGCCTTGTCCTCCAGACAACTGCAACGTATTTTAAAATCTTCCATGTTTAGAAAATACAGTTTTAATTTctaatattttttccttttttaaatgtaaccactgggctaaaaaataattattattatactcaCTTGAAATGCTTCACTAAAATTGGTGTAGTCCAAATCTCTGCCTAAGACCCTTGTATTGTTaagttttcttcaaaaaaataataataatttgcatatATCAGCTTCTTTACCTTCAATCTCATATTCCTATATTTCCTTCTGTATATTTTGGAAGCAGGTGTGTGTCGGTTTTCCTTCAACTTGTTAGGTGCTCTCTAGATGCTGCCTTTTGCCATTGGAAAAACCCTGCTCCCAAGTCTTCAGGATATATCCATCATGCCTTTATCATCAGGATGAGACCCCTGCCTTGTCAGAAAGCTCCTTGCATTGGAAGGATGGTGGCTTGACTTTGTTCCTTCTCCTCCCAGGTCTCAGGCAAAGCAGAAATTTAAGAATCCTCCTGTGGCTTTTCCTCCTGCCCTGAAGTGGAGGATCTGGGACGTCTGTGATATGAATCTCTTCCTGGAGGAAGTCATGAAGCAGTTCAAAGGTAATGAAGAAAGGCAACAGGGATTTTATACTGGATGTTTAAAAGTGTTTATGAAAGGCTCCAGGTCATACGTAATATTAGTAATACCAGGAaaggtttatttattatttcaatgtCCAGAGGCCACACTTTAATATACAGATGCTGGTTTTACTTACACAATCAAAACTTTTATGTGGATTGCAGATAAATAAACAGAAAGCAAGCAGGAAGCCCTCATTGGCTGGGCTCTGGAGGCTCTCATGAGAAAAGGCACTTTTAATCCCTACACGGAATTTGCTTTTAAGCCATCCTccttgcttactgggctttgagaTGCTCTTgtgaggtcccgcagggctgtccaAGATCTCAGATGGCAGGGGCAATTCTAGGGGTCATTCTGACATTGCACAACTTTATGCACAATCCCCAGGAAAGTAACCCTTGCGTACGTTTTCTGTAGAAAGTTGTATTTTACTGCTTCACATCTCTCCGCCAGGCCTTAGATGCTTTCACGCTCCTCACCCATTTCCCAAGTAGCCTCACCTACAGCCTCTCAGGCATCTCCTCAGTTCCTTTGGCCCTGAGATTGATGTGAAGGAGGCGGGGGGCTGTCAAAAAGCCATCTGGGATCAGAGGGAACTGGGGATGAGATCTCCAGTCCTGGAAGAGATCTTACATCTCAAGGTTGATACTGACTGGGAGGTCTTTTGGAGGTCCTGCTCTTCTTCTTAGGTCTGAGCAGGCCTAGAACTTGGACACTGCCCTTGCCCTGGCTTATGCAGGGATGGCCATTGTGGTGGCTTTCGGACATTTTCAGCTGCAACTCTCATAAGCTCCAACTGGTGTGGCTGGTGGTTTGGGATGATGGGATGACACCACACCTACAATCTCAGGAGCTCATATTGTTGTTACCAGATTTGTTCTCTGGATGGTGGTGTGATGCTAAAtctctcttcccttttcttctccagaCACTCTGGACTCTGGACTTCAGCTGCATCAAGGTAAATTTCAGGATCTAAAGGAGGCACAGTTTCTGAGGAGAGgtgtgtgaagtgctttgaaagaACTGCAGATGTTTAAAGAATCATTATTAAGAACCTAAGGAGCACCCCAGTTCTGAACGCAGTGCATGAAAACCCTTTTCATATTTCTCTCATGTGTCTAAAGAAGTGTCAGTCTCCCAGCTGACAtcgtttctcttctctttcctcatCTGCCCCCACAGAAAACGTCACATTGGATCCGGACACAGCAAATCCCTGGCTCTCCCTGTCTGAGGATCGAAAGAGTGTGCGAAGGGGGAAAGTGTTTAAATACCTACCAAACAACCCTGAGAGATTTGACACATATGGCTATGTGCTGGGATGTCAGGGTTTCACAGcaggcagacatttctgggaGGTCATTGTGGGAGGcgaggaggggtggggggtgggggtggccagaAAGTCTGTGAAGAGGAAGGGCAAGTTCTGTTTTGATACTAGGGAAGGGATCTGGGGTTTGGGGAAGTGGGGTGGTGGGTATGAGTTATCCTCCTCCCATGAGTACCCTCTTCCAAGTGAGGAGCCCAAGAGGATCCGTGTGGCCCTGAACTGTGAAGGGGGACGGGTGTCCTTTTATGATGCAGATACAGCAGTCCTCCTCTACACATTCTcagcagcctccttctcaggaGAGACCCTCCAGCCCTTTTTTTACGTGTCCGCCAAAGGCCACCTGACAATCTCTTGAGTGTAGAGACAGACAAGTCTTCTCCAGACTTTTCTCAGAGGCACTAAAAGGGAAGCCATATTGGCAGAACGTGAGTCTCCATCATGGCGTAATTCTTTCCTCAGGCCACTTTTGTAAACCTCACCAATTGCTTGACTCTCCTgccagtccttccttccttccttccgttctttctttctttctttctttctttctttctttctttctttctttttattggttttcacatatcacattacaatacaaatgtaccaaagccaacaccatttcctccccatccccccatacatttacatttctatttcctcaatccatcatattattcttttctccctcctcccacttccctccgcccccactcgatttcctccacattatacaatttacaataatctgtgcattctacagtcttctcaagTCATCTctatattcttattatctttccttactttttttcttccatccagtacagtggtacctctggttatgtacttaattcgttctggaggtctgttcttaaactgaaactgttcttaacctgaagcaccactttagctaatggagcctcctgctgctgccgcgccaccggagcacgatttctgttctaatcctgaagcaaagttctaactcaaggtactatttctgggttagcggagtctgtaacctgaagcgtatgtaacctgaagcatatgtaacccaaggtatcactgtacttcacattttaatctaggcatattagcatatctttTTTGAGCAgtattttgccatatattcatcaaaacatttccactccttttttaaaaaaaatattcgaCTGCTTTcttattatagcagttaattttgccaaaattaaatattcatttagtttacaaatccGTTCCTCTTTTGTGGGTATAGTTTGTGACTTCCACCTAGCAGCAATCACTATTCTAGCAGCTGAAACCTGCCTTTCATCTCTCATACTCTCCCTTGGGAATCAGCTCCTTCAATTGGTGCAGCGGGAACAAAGGTGAAAGGAAGCGACCTAGTAATTGGAATAAAAAACAATCCTGCACTCACTCTTGTCCTGATTTAGTTCTTCAAACTCCTGAAAGACAGTGACACAGCTTCCTATAGACAATACCATCAACTATTCTGAATAAAATTTGAATTTCGAATGGGCACCACTTGAAACTTCCCTCAGCCTCAATCCTGCTCTCAGTTTCCCTTTTCCTTCAGCAAGGAACtggtcatagagttggaagctcCAGAATCCCTTTCCTTCCTTACCTGATCCAGGCTCTGGCCGTAAATATTAAAAGCATTCGCCTCTcacagagccatagctaggtgattTTGTGCCCCTGGAAGAACTGCCCAGATTGCACCCCCaaccatggacaaattagcttttctttccacctctcctccaacccctccacccattcaattcaccctctattaaaaACTGCTGtgaacaaaaattgcccttttcccttatgcgGTATcaaagagcccatatagagtccttacataggttccctattggtaggagaagataacagaggccaactagagaatattgagaagcaaagcagctagtaagcctgatctttattgatctgttgcaacagggtgctcccctcacccgcaggagaggaggaggaacccagaacaatggcgcgcgaggccttataaagacatttgaaattgtcaccgtgtagatcaagaccacccccagaaacagcatacatacatcacagaaaaggcggtgtaaaacagaaattttttgaatgttgtttttctcctgtcgttgtttatctcttgtctggcaggttacttgattggatttcctggggagcctggccagtcttttgtaatgataaataccagttcctgggccaggtcacaggctcacaccctattcatatcttaaatgtgcccttaagacaggatttgagaggaaagagacaatggggaagtttcccactttgaccttgcagataaaacatttgctcagcttaggaatcaaaatggttccaggccggtcttcctgtgctgatctatgtacgtgcttggttggtacgcttatgaacattaccatatatctgagacctcaaaattcctatcacaaaaccttttcttatgaggcaataatcgatatttttatttatagacatatttatggacatatttttagccaattttgcGCCTCCCCTCACCTGTTTccctggcaggggcccacctcaccaccccttAGCTACGGCCctggcctctctttctctcccttcccactCATTCATCAGTTAAAGGTGGCTGTGAGAGATTGGCGTTAGATCAAAGACCGAATGTTTACCATGCAAACTATTACCTTTGAGTGGGGCACACttcttaaataataaaataagaataataataccccatccatctgctgTGTTTCCtcggccactctggacagcttacagCATATTTAAGAacttaataaaaacatcaagcaggaGTTTTTTCCCTATGGAAAGGCCCCAAAATTAGGAGCATTGCAGCATTTGGAACACACAAGAACTTTAGCTCAAAGCCTATGAGGAGAAAATCATATTCCTGTCCACTTTTGCCACATTTTCTATAACTCTTACCATGCCTCCCCATCGCTCACCTTTTTCCAAAAAGAGTCCCGAGTTTGTTTTTCCACTTGTCAGCCTCGGTTGTCATAAGAgaatcagggtcagagaggggaataaagggaaaatgATCATAATGATATCATTTTACCCAAAAGCCccacaacaataataaactgtGCCTTGAAGAACGCATCGTTGGGAATATGTCATCTTACTGTGACTTTTTACGCATCGTTGAATGTGATATAATGTGTGCCTTCTCCATTTTTTTTGCATCATCTTAATGTAACGTGCCTGTTGCTATTCATGTCTCACTAAAATGAGTCTAAATGTGTTCTCCCTGAGGTGCCCTTACTGAAATGAATCTTTTCTCCACGAAGTGTACCTCTTTGAAGCGTACCTCTTTTCTCCATGaagcttccttttaaaatgtgtttcccTTACAAAATGTATTTGTGAATATATCTTTAATGAAATGCCGTAGTATGCTGTACTTTTCTGAATGTATCCAAAATGTAGTTTTAAATAATGTAACAATCTAAGTATTTCAAAATGTATGTACTTGACTCAATATTGTATCCAAAAGGCTGCCAAAACTCTCCACCACACTGCCTCCTACTGAGTCTGCAAACCATACCATGAATGCACACAGACATGAGCTCAAAataaagcagttttattttccaaaaagTATGCAAACATCAGGCTATCACACCTGAATTGATAGCAATGCAGAATAGGATTTCACATTAATATTTTAGTCATTTCCTGAACATCTTCTCAAACATCCAGCCTCACATCTGCATGCGGATTATCAGCAGTTGCGGAGGCTTTCCTGTAGATAAAGGAAAAGCCATTTAAGCAGATCCAAAATTAAATAACACATATCACCTGAGCCCTTCAGCAAATTGACACCTCCCAAAAGTCTTTCAACATCCTACTTACCTTAAGTAAgctagagttccagaaagacatctacttctgcttcattgactatgcaaaagcctttgactgtgtcaaccacagcaaactatggcaagttcttaaagaaatgggagtgcctgatcacctcatctgtctcctgagaaatctctatgtgggacaagaagctacagttagaactggatatggaacaactgattggttcaaaattgggaaaggagtacgacaaggctgtattttgtctccctgcttatttaatttatatgcagaatacatcatgcgaaaggctgggctggatgaatcccaagctggaattaagattgccggaagaaatatcaacaacctcagatatgcagatgacacaaccttgatggcagaaagtaaggaggaattaaagaaccttttaatgagggtgaaagaggagagcgcaaaatatggtctgaagctcaacatcaaaaaaaacgaagatcatggccactgggcccatcacctcctggcaaatagaaggggaagaaatggaggcagtgagagattttactttcttgggctccatgatcactgcagatggtgacacctGAGACTCAGCCTTATCTGCCATGGCAGTGAGAAAACTGAAGAACCAGGGCCAACGGCCAAGGAGAGGGAACATTACAGGAACATTTCTGACATAGTCGCACTGCTCAAATGGGAAGAGGAAGTGAAGGAAGGTCGTCTTTTTAAGCTCTTCTGTGGAGCAAAGAGGAAATAAATGCCCCCATCCCAATAAAATATATCCTTCTGGGAAAGCCTTTTAAGAAATGATATCCCCCCAAGACCATTGGAGGGGCTGGAGATGGGACCAGTGGGTGGACAGGACTGGGAAGACGCTGGAGCTGGAGAGCAGCTTAGAAATTCCCCAGCCTCCATCCCATGTTCTCAGGGGCTGCAGATTCGTGTCCAATGGTCCCGTGGGAATGCGCATCACAGGAGAGGGTTGGGCTCCGGCTGCGATTCTCCTTGGAGTCTGAACTTTTGTGTTTTG is from Podarcis muralis chromosome 2, rPodMur119.hap1.1, whole genome shotgun sequence and encodes:
- the LOC114590982 gene encoding zinc finger protein RFP-like, whose protein sequence is MAASGGAVQDLCEEATCSICLECFRDPVIIPECGHNFCRACLIQCWEKSEGEASCPLCREIIQHRTLIPNRPLANVVEILGAEKVSLPGGKGAEGKGRVCEKHQEPLKLFCKEEEAPICVVCNVSKEHKGHEVIPLEEALQEYKDQISSCLDNVRKEREKKLEFKADAEKESQDLLKQTDAEREKMVAEFRRLHQFLEEQEKRILAQMAEVEKEIAAKREEHLARLSRELSSLDSLIREMEEKLQEPASELLQDIGSSLQRSQAKQKFKNPPVAFPPALKWRIWDVCDMNLFLEEVMKQFKDTLDSGLQLHQENVTLDPDTANPWLSLSEDRKSVRRGKVFKYLPNNPERFDTYGYVLGCQGFTAGRHFWEVIVGGEEGWGVGVARKSVKRKGKFCFDTREGIWGLGKWGGGYELSSSHEYPLPSEEPKRIRVALNCEGGRVSFYDADTAVLLYTFSAASFSGETLQPFFYVSAKGHLTIS